From the genome of Scytonema hofmannii PCC 7110, one region includes:
- the psb34 gene encoding photosystem II assembly protein Psb34: MYTTVNEDGILNNYPTEPKMQFAEYPAIWEQRQYVIQGVFATLLVTTLVLVAFAAG, from the coding sequence ATGTATACCACTGTTAACGAAGACGGTATCCTCAATAACTACCCAACCGAGCCAAAAATGCAATTTGCTGAATACCCCGCTATTTGGGAGCAGCGTCAATACGTTATTCAAGGCGTGTTTGCTACATTACTTGTCACGACTTTAGTTCTAGTTGCTTTTGCAGCTGGTTAA
- a CDS encoding Na/Pi cotransporter family protein: protein MFSIAKCNRKVLEWLSIGFFVLTVIIYPALLSPEQSSFSPTSVEVSTSIQTAKPLDVQPAIKFDIAQAAYASSGASKGGGKSTVINFFAMAMGALAGLVLFIYGVTRLSEGLEEIGTDRMKGFLSKCTTNRFAAILTGAVATTLLESSSVTIIMVIAMVSAGVLTFVQSLGVVLGSNIGTTVGAQIISLNIEQYVPLLMFVGMLVLFIGKTNTQKNLGIILLGFGLMFYGLEAIDEAMKPFRNYQPFIDLMQTLGKNPLLGAIVGAIFTLIIQSSSATVAIVITLASSGLISLPAGVAIMLGAEVGTCADTLLATVGRGRSALRTGLFHFLFNLVSAILGIIFAPLLVQLVLAISSGAGVGRQVANAQIIFNLIGVAVVIMFLPAIARLLQKLVPDTNDDRILSPETVQPAR, encoded by the coding sequence ATGTTCTCTATCGCGAAATGCAATAGAAAAGTGCTTGAATGGTTGAGTATTGGTTTTTTCGTACTGACTGTTATTATCTATCCGGCTTTGTTGAGTCCCGAACAGTCATCTTTTAGTCCAACTTCGGTAGAAGTTAGCACTAGTATACAGACAGCGAAGCCTCTGGATGTACAACCAGCCATTAAATTTGATATTGCTCAAGCTGCTTATGCATCTAGTGGAGCATCCAAAGGGGGAGGGAAATCAACCGTAATAAACTTCTTTGCTATGGCTATGGGTGCCTTAGCGGGTTTGGTATTATTTATCTACGGTGTAACCCGACTCTCTGAAGGACTCGAAGAGATTGGTACAGATCGGATGAAAGGGTTCTTAAGTAAGTGTACGACTAATCGCTTCGCCGCAATTCTAACCGGAGCTGTTGCCACAACCCTACTCGAATCCTCTTCTGTTACCATCATCATGGTAATTGCCATGGTAAGTGCGGGAGTACTGACATTTGTACAGTCTCTTGGTGTAGTTTTGGGTTCCAATATTGGCACAACAGTAGGCGCACAAATCATCTCACTTAATATAGAGCAGTACGTGCCGTTACTGATGTTTGTAGGAATGTTGGTGCTGTTTATTGGCAAGACAAACACACAGAAAAATCTTGGGATCATTCTGCTAGGCTTTGGTTTAATGTTTTATGGTCTTGAAGCGATCGATGAAGCAATGAAGCCGTTTAGAAACTATCAGCCTTTCATTGACTTGATGCAAACTTTAGGGAAAAATCCATTACTAGGTGCAATCGTTGGGGCAATTTTTACACTGATTATTCAATCTTCTTCTGCAACAGTCGCGATAGTTATCACCTTAGCAAGTTCTGGTTTGATTTCACTCCCTGCAGGTGTCGCTATTATGTTGGGTGCTGAAGTTGGTACCTGTGCTGACACCCTATTGGCTACTGTAGGGCGCGGTCGTTCAGCATTAAGGACAGGATTATTTCATTTTCTATTCAATCTAGTGAGTGCCATCCTAGGAATTATCTTTGCTCCGCTACTCGTGCAACTTGTTTTAGCAATTTCGAGTGGAGCAGGTGTAGGTCGCCAAGTTGCTAATGCTCAGATCATTTTTAACTTAATCGGCGTAGCTGTAGTCATCATGTTTCTGCCAGCGATCGCTCGATTACTGCAAAAATTAGTTCCAGATACCAATGACGATCGGATATTAAGTCCAGAGACAGTACAACCAGCAAGATAA
- a CDS encoding PstS family phosphate ABC transporter substrate-binding protein translates to MFVQNIRIALVGYIATLLLGASACSNNQDNDTTASFPEAVNQAENVSSTSARNLSGIIKIDGSSTVFPVSKVMAQEFQKANSGVQINVAFSGTGGGFKKFCAGETDITDASRPINEEEVNLCQTNNIEYIELPVAFDSLSVVVNAKNDFVQCLKVSELKKMWEPAAEGKVTNWNQIRSSFPNQPLKLFGPGSDSGTYDYFTLATIGQEGKSRGDYTKSENDNALVQGISQDPNALGFFGYAYYAANRDKLKLVSIDNGYGCVQPSAQTVANSSYQPLSRPIFIYVKKSSAIRPDVKAFTNFYLAPENANLVLQVGYVPLPNITLQSANSRFNKGLTGSVLGGKGSVIGVGQKGLQEK, encoded by the coding sequence ATGTTTGTTCAAAATATTCGTATTGCATTGGTTGGCTATATAGCGACTCTGCTGTTGGGAGCATCTGCTTGCAGTAACAATCAGGATAATGATACAACTGCTAGTTTTCCTGAAGCCGTGAATCAGGCGGAAAATGTTAGTTCTACTAGCGCGAGAAATTTGTCAGGCATTATAAAAATAGACGGCTCTAGTACCGTGTTTCCTGTTTCTAAGGTGATGGCACAAGAGTTCCAAAAAGCCAACTCTGGAGTGCAAATTAATGTAGCTTTTTCCGGTACTGGTGGTGGTTTTAAGAAATTTTGTGCAGGCGAAACTGACATTACAGACGCTTCCCGCCCGATTAATGAAGAAGAAGTGAATCTTTGCCAAACAAACAACATAGAATACATCGAATTACCTGTGGCTTTTGATAGTCTCTCTGTTGTTGTCAACGCAAAAAATGACTTCGTTCAGTGTCTCAAAGTGAGTGAACTGAAAAAGATGTGGGAGCCAGCAGCTGAAGGCAAAGTCACTAATTGGAATCAAATTCGCTCTAGCTTCCCCAATCAACCATTAAAGTTATTTGGTCCTGGTAGTGACTCTGGAACTTACGACTATTTCACTTTAGCAACTATAGGTCAAGAAGGAAAAAGTCGAGGTGATTACACCAAGAGCGAAAATGACAATGCTCTAGTCCAGGGAATCTCTCAAGATCCGAATGCACTGGGATTTTTTGGCTATGCCTATTATGCTGCAAATAGAGATAAGCTCAAACTAGTCAGCATCGACAATGGTTATGGCTGCGTACAGCCCAGCGCTCAAACAGTAGCAAATTCGAGCTATCAACCCCTTTCCCGTCCAATTTTTATTTATGTGAAGAAATCATCAGCCATTCGTCCAGATGTCAAAGCCTTTACTAACTTCTATTTAGCGCCAGAGAATGCTAACTTGGTATTACAAGTTGGTTATGTACCGCTACCAAACATCACCCTACAATCAGCTAATTCCCGATTCAACAAAGGTCTTACTGGTTCTGTACTGGGAGGGAAAGGTTCTGTAATCGGTGTAGGACAGAAAGGTCTGCAAGAAAAATAG
- a CDS encoding potassium channel family protein, whose protein sequence is MFESFTEIDIVDTVQTETPRSHFLVCGLGSLGQYCVAKLKEFGVSVSAIDIALPSIWEVNNVPNLLEELAIGDCRQPDVLARAKIQQCQAVLVVTNDERVNIDTAFAVRVLNQHVRLVIRSSKQNLNELLAQSLGNFAALDATQITASAFAIAALGSEIQGLIDLNEHLLCVVKCQITANHRWCDRRLIYELNNRHRRVLSHISHTSKQPTDLYQWETDARIQLGDIVTYIESQRIADSSAAPVISFLQTKTKRNFRKLWQEISNRFFGRSWLVILTRWWQSMAQQQTKRVAIIVGIALLSLLTLGTSVLKATHPQESWLRTLYVTSVMLLGSYDAVFGALNSSDTTPLWMRLMNLGYMLAGTASIAVLYALLTESLLAAKFQLVNRRPPTPQGNHIVLIGLGNLGRQVATLLLQLQQPLVGVSHTALEPNVLPQMPFVLGDLTNAFTKVNLATAKSIVVTTDDEIANLEMSLMAHTTNPESSLVIRTFDPRFSDNLAQILPSAEVLCVYSLAAEAFTAAAFGENILNLFRLHDQTILVAEYNIQLNDPLCGLLLAEVAYGYGMMPVLYHKSTQFTAELMPSDDTQLKEGDRLVVLQTINSLQRLERGEILPRLWKVQIDKALTKDAVFEGARTIARISGCGINVAAELMDNLPGVLRLPLYKFQAQRLVRELNKIQIKAHLIPFPHTGESDG, encoded by the coding sequence ATGTTTGAGTCATTTACAGAAATTGATATCGTTGATACTGTCCAAACAGAAACTCCACGATCGCACTTCTTAGTCTGTGGATTAGGCAGTTTGGGTCAGTACTGTGTCGCTAAACTCAAAGAGTTTGGTGTAAGTGTCAGTGCGATCGATATCGCTTTGCCTAGTATTTGGGAAGTTAACAATGTACCAAATTTATTGGAAGAACTCGCGATTGGTGATTGCCGACAACCGGATGTTCTGGCAAGAGCAAAGATTCAACAGTGTCAAGCTGTCTTAGTAGTTACTAATGATGAGAGGGTGAATATAGACACTGCTTTTGCTGTTAGGGTGCTTAATCAACACGTTCGCCTAGTTATACGCTCTTCTAAACAGAATCTGAATGAACTTTTGGCTCAAAGTTTAGGTAACTTTGCGGCTTTGGACGCAACTCAAATAACCGCTTCTGCATTTGCGATTGCTGCTTTGGGCAGTGAAATTCAAGGATTGATCGACCTGAACGAACATTTGCTTTGTGTAGTTAAGTGTCAAATTACTGCCAATCACCGTTGGTGCGATCGCCGTCTTATCTATGAATTGAATAATCGACATCGTCGCGTTCTCAGTCATATTTCTCACACCTCAAAACAGCCTACAGACTTATATCAGTGGGAGACAGATGCCAGAATTCAATTAGGAGATATAGTAACCTATATAGAGTCACAGAGAATAGCTGATTCATCTGCAGCACCAGTCATAAGTTTTTTGCAAACGAAAACAAAACGCAACTTTAGAAAGCTTTGGCAGGAAATTAGCAATCGTTTCTTTGGTCGTAGTTGGCTGGTGATTCTAACTAGATGGTGGCAATCAATGGCTCAACAGCAGACTAAACGAGTTGCCATCATTGTTGGCATTGCCCTGTTAAGTTTGCTGACTCTTGGCACAAGTGTTTTGAAAGCTACTCATCCACAGGAGAGTTGGCTGAGGACTTTGTATGTAACAAGTGTGATGCTACTAGGTTCCTATGACGCTGTATTTGGAGCTCTTAACTCGTCTGACACTACACCATTGTGGATGCGGTTGATGAACTTGGGCTATATGCTCGCAGGTACTGCCTCGATCGCAGTTTTATATGCTTTATTGACTGAAAGTCTTCTAGCAGCAAAGTTCCAGTTAGTCAATAGGCGTCCACCGACTCCGCAAGGAAATCATATTGTCCTGATTGGCTTAGGGAATCTGGGACGGCAAGTTGCTACTTTGTTGCTGCAACTTCAACAGCCTTTGGTAGGAGTCAGCCATACAGCACTAGAGCCGAATGTCTTACCACAGATGCCTTTTGTGCTGGGTGACTTGACAAATGCATTTACCAAAGTGAATCTTGCTACTGCCAAAAGCATTGTTGTGACAACGGATGATGAGATAGCAAACTTAGAAATGAGTTTGATGGCTCATACCACCAATCCAGAAAGCAGTTTGGTCATCCGCACTTTTGATCCCCGTTTTAGTGATAATCTCGCCCAAATCTTGCCAAGTGCCGAAGTTCTATGCGTTTACTCTCTAGCAGCAGAAGCTTTTACCGCAGCTGCATTTGGCGAAAACATCCTGAACCTATTTCGACTTCATGACCAGACTATCCTAGTAGCAGAGTACAATATTCAGTTAAACGATCCTCTCTGTGGATTACTCTTAGCTGAAGTTGCCTATGGATACGGTATGATGCCAGTTCTTTACCACAAATCAACTCAATTTACTGCTGAGTTAATGCCCTCTGATGATACACAACTCAAAGAGGGCGATCGTCTAGTTGTTTTGCAAACGATTAACAGTTTGCAACGGCTAGAACGCGGTGAGATACTACCTCGACTCTGGAAAGTGCAGATTGATAAAGCCCTAACTAAAGATGCTGTATTTGAAGGTGCAAGAACTATTGCCAGAATTTCGGGATGTGGTATAAATGTTGCAGCAGAATTAATGGATAATTTGCCTGGAGTATTGCGGCTCCCTCTTTACAAATTCCAAGCACAACGTTTAGTCAGAGAACTTAATAAAATCCAGATAAAAGCTCATTTGATACCTTTTCCTCATACTGGAGAATCTGATGGTTGA
- a CDS encoding phosphate-starvation-inducible PsiE family protein, which produces MRLLRKTLILLVDNHQNERFMIFVDKVEDFFAKILSLAMIAVVLFAILDLGIVLAQEMLIKPPIGSFSSTLLKIFGLFLNILIALEITQNITSYLKSHIIQIEMVIITSLIAVARKIILLDFQKISDSELLALAAAIIALSICYWVVRRTNAKYPTH; this is translated from the coding sequence ATGCGGTTATTACGAAAAACATTGATACTTTTAGTTGATAATCATCAGAATGAGAGGTTTATGATATTTGTAGATAAAGTAGAAGATTTTTTTGCTAAAATCCTCTCTCTGGCGATGATAGCAGTGGTTCTATTCGCTATATTAGACCTCGGTATTGTTTTGGCACAAGAGATGCTTATTAAACCACCTATTGGTAGTTTTTCTAGTACATTATTGAAAATATTCGGGCTATTTTTAAACATTTTGATTGCGCTAGAAATTACGCAAAACATTACATCATATCTCAAAAGCCATATTATTCAAATTGAGATGGTCATTATTACTTCCTTGATTGCCGTAGCCCGTAAAATCATCCTTCTCGACTTTCAAAAAATTTCTGACTCAGAACTACTTGCTCTTGCTGCCGCCATTATCGCCCTTTCTATCTGTTATTGGGTTGTGCGACGGACAAATGCTAAATACCCAACCCACTAG
- a CDS encoding four-helix bundle copper-binding protein — translation MMMMMNENMTAEMQTCMQACMDCHKMCMETMTHCMTKSGKHMDMGMMSMMRDCSEMCMMAMNMMMSGSEFMHRTCMLCAEMCEKCGMMCEQMSDDSKMMECAAACHKCAESCKMMGMMHA, via the coding sequence ATGATGATGATGATGAATGAAAACATGACTGCTGAAATGCAAACTTGCATGCAGGCTTGCATGGACTGCCACAAAATGTGTATGGAAACCATGACTCACTGCATGACAAAAAGTGGCAAGCACATGGACATGGGCATGATGAGCATGATGCGTGATTGTTCTGAAATGTGCATGATGGCAATGAATATGATGATGAGTGGCTCTGAGTTCATGCATCGCACCTGTATGCTTTGTGCTGAAATGTGCGAGAAGTGTGGAATGATGTGCGAACAAATGAGCGACGATTCCAAGATGATGGAATGTGCAGCTGCTTGCCACAAGTGTGCTGAAAGCTGCAAGATGATGGGAATGATGCACGCCTAA
- a CDS encoding cryptochrome/photolyase family protein, whose protein sequence is MSDLILFWHRRDLRISDNTGLAAARQKSPKVVGVFCLDPNILERDDVATVRVTYMIGCLRSLQERYAQMGSQLLIVHGEPTQAIPKLAVALGAKAVFWNWDVEPYSQERDRITIDGLKENGIEFLEKNWDQLLHPPDSIRTGSNQPYTVYTPFWKNWISKPKSSPVETRHGASKQNLGDSEHDLTGLTEAEQEIAKQAGAIKLPTAKDLGKQWDGELIIEPGEAAAQERLEEFCTRAIEEYKEQRNFPAIDGTSRLSAALKFGVISIRTVWQATLDALKNSRSEETETSIRAWQQELAWREFYQHAMYNFPELADGAFRQPFKNFPYDNNEEYLLAWCEGRTGYPIVDAAMRQMNELGWMHNRCRMIVANFLTKDLLIDPRQGEKYFMHRLIDGDLSANNGGWQWSASSGMDPKPIRIFNPASQTQKFDAEGEYIRKWVPELRSIDTEYLVTGKITPIERRAVGYPDPIVDHNKQQRLFKERYQRQKEGMVSG, encoded by the coding sequence ATGTCTGATTTAATTCTGTTTTGGCATCGCCGCGATTTACGCATTTCTGATAATACGGGACTTGCTGCAGCAAGACAAAAAAGCCCAAAGGTTGTAGGTGTTTTCTGTCTCGATCCAAATATTCTCGAACGGGATGATGTTGCTACAGTCAGAGTGACTTACATGATTGGCTGTTTGCGATCGCTACAAGAACGATATGCTCAAATGGGTAGCCAATTACTCATTGTTCATGGCGAACCTACCCAAGCCATTCCAAAATTGGCAGTAGCTTTGGGTGCAAAGGCTGTATTCTGGAATTGGGATGTAGAACCCTATTCTCAAGAACGCGATCGCATCACAATAGATGGGTTAAAGGAAAATGGCATTGAGTTTCTTGAAAAAAACTGGGATCAGCTATTACATCCTCCAGACAGTATACGCACTGGTTCAAACCAGCCTTACACCGTATACACTCCCTTTTGGAAAAATTGGATTAGCAAACCAAAATCATCCCCTGTAGAGACGCGCCATGGCGCGTCTAAACAAAATCTCGGCGATTCTGAACACGATTTGACAGGATTAACAGAAGCCGAACAAGAAATCGCAAAGCAAGCTGGGGCAATAAAACTACCCACTGCAAAAGATTTAGGCAAACAATGGGATGGAGAATTAATCATCGAACCAGGAGAAGCCGCCGCACAAGAACGGTTAGAAGAATTTTGCACCCGTGCTATTGAAGAATATAAAGAACAGCGTAACTTTCCAGCCATCGACGGTACATCCCGACTGAGTGCAGCTTTGAAATTTGGTGTCATTAGCATTCGCACTGTTTGGCAAGCAACTCTAGACGCGTTAAAAAATAGTCGCAGCGAAGAAACAGAAACTAGCATTCGTGCATGGCAACAAGAGTTAGCGTGGCGAGAATTTTATCAACACGCAATGTATAACTTCCCAGAACTAGCAGATGGAGCCTTTCGCCAACCTTTTAAAAACTTTCCTTATGATAATAACGAAGAATACTTACTCGCTTGGTGCGAGGGAAGGACTGGTTACCCAATTGTTGATGCAGCAATGCGCCAAATGAACGAACTAGGTTGGATGCACAACCGATGTCGGATGATTGTCGCCAATTTTCTGACTAAAGATTTGCTCATCGATCCCAGACAGGGAGAAAAATACTTTATGCATAGATTAATTGATGGCGATCTATCTGCGAATAATGGTGGTTGGCAGTGGAGTGCTTCTAGTGGTATGGACCCAAAACCCATACGAATATTCAACCCAGCTAGCCAAACACAAAAATTTGACGCCGAAGGCGAATATATACGGAAATGGGTTCCTGAATTGCGATCTATAGACACAGAATATTTGGTGACAGGTAAAATCACTCCTATAGAACGTCGCGCTGTGGGCTATCCCGACCCGATTGTGGATCACAACAAACAGCAACGACTATTTAAAGAAAGATATCAAAGGCAAAAAGAGGGAATGGTTAGTGGTTAG